From Rhizobium favelukesii, the proteins below share one genomic window:
- a CDS encoding DMT family transporter produces MHSEIRTGTAQMTAAMLISGTIGWFVVMSGQPVSGVVFWRCFFGAISLLAVCAGLGLLRPGIISLKSTGIAVFGGVAIVLNWLLLFASYGHASISIATTVYNTQPFMLLALGALFLGEKITAAKLFWLTLAFAGMAAIVEAKPATAGGHDGYGLGILLALGAAFFYALAALAAKSLKGTPPHLIALIQVATGVLMLLPTMNFSDLPTDGQSWSILITMGVVHTGLMYVLLYGAIQKLPIHLTGALSFIYPIAAILVDRLAFGHALQPLQLIGAAVILVAAAGMNLGWTPAQFLRARAG; encoded by the coding sequence ATGCATAGCGAAATCCGCACCGGCACCGCCCAAATGACCGCAGCAATGCTGATATCGGGAACAATTGGCTGGTTCGTGGTCATGTCAGGCCAGCCGGTGAGCGGCGTGGTGTTCTGGCGCTGCTTTTTTGGCGCGATCAGCCTGCTTGCCGTCTGCGCCGGCTTGGGATTGCTGCGACCCGGCATCATCAGCTTGAAGTCGACTGGTATCGCTGTCTTCGGCGGCGTGGCCATTGTTCTCAACTGGCTCCTGCTTTTTGCGTCGTACGGCCATGCATCGATTTCGATCGCGACGACCGTCTACAATACGCAACCTTTCATGCTGCTTGCGCTCGGCGCGCTGTTTCTCGGCGAAAAGATAACCGCCGCAAAGCTGTTCTGGCTGACGCTTGCCTTTGCCGGCATGGCGGCCATCGTCGAGGCCAAGCCGGCCACGGCCGGCGGACACGACGGGTACGGCCTCGGCATCCTGCTGGCACTCGGAGCCGCGTTCTTCTACGCCCTCGCGGCGCTCGCAGCGAAGTCGCTGAAGGGAACGCCGCCGCATCTTATCGCCCTGATCCAGGTCGCGACCGGCGTGCTGATGCTGCTGCCGACCATGAATTTCTCGGACCTACCCACGGATGGCCAGTCGTGGTCAATCCTGATTACCATGGGCGTCGTACATACGGGGCTGATGTATGTGCTGCTCTACGGCGCGATCCAGAAGCTGCCGATCCATCTGACCGGGGCGTTGTCATTCATCTATCCGATCGCCGCGATCCTCGTGGATCGACTGGCCTTCGGACACGCATTGCAGCCGTTGCAACTCATTGGCGCAGCCGTCATCCTTGTCGCCGCGGCCGGCATGAACCTTGGCTGGACGCCCGCGCAGTTTTTGCGCGCGCGGGCGGGCTGA
- a CDS encoding cupin domain-containing protein: MTTDFVQSRAKRFVAKSGDNFVMRSTPINPDWIISGNPQARTAEHSRSDDDAAVSAIWDCTAGEFRWFFYWEETVMILEGEVHILAGDGTERTLGAGDVAFFAAGTWASWRVDNYVRKVAFLRKPFPKPVALAYRLRSLLRGDAPKSGIAA; encoded by the coding sequence ATCACCACCGATTTTGTACAAAGTCGAGCTAAGAGGTTCGTGGCGAAATCAGGTGATAATTTTGTCATGCGTTCGACCCCGATCAATCCCGACTGGATCATCAGCGGCAACCCGCAGGCGCGCACAGCAGAGCATTCGCGCAGCGATGACGATGCAGCCGTGAGCGCAATCTGGGACTGCACGGCGGGCGAATTCCGTTGGTTCTTCTACTGGGAAGAGACGGTGATGATCCTCGAAGGCGAAGTTCATATCCTCGCCGGGGACGGCACGGAGCGCACGCTCGGTGCCGGCGATGTCGCCTTCTTTGCCGCCGGCACCTGGGCGAGCTGGCGCGTGGACAATTACGTGCGCAAAGTTGCGTTCCTGAGGAAGCCGTTCCCGAAGCCGGTTGCGCTTGCCTATCGGCTCCGCAGCCTGCTGCGCGGCGACGCTCCCAAGAGCGGCATCGCGGCCTGA
- the cysK gene encoding cysteine synthase A — MSKKPGRGRIYSSITETIGDTPIVRLDKLAKAKGVKANLLAKLEFFNPIASVKDRIGVAMIESLESQGKISPGKTTLIEPTSGNTGIALAFAAAAKGYKLILTMPETMSIERRKMLALLGAELVLTEGPKGMKGAIAKAEELAATLPDAIIPQQFENPANPEIHRRTTAEEIWNDTDGTVDILVAGIGTGGTITGAGQVLKSKKPGIKVVAVEPAESPVLSGGQPGPHKIQGIGAGFAPAILDTHIYDEIITVSSQEALELAREVAKLEGVPVGISSGAALAAAIEVGSREENAGKNLVVIIPSFAERYLSTALFDGLGN; from the coding sequence ATGTCGAAGAAACCGGGCCGTGGCCGCATCTATTCCTCGATCACCGAAACCATCGGCGACACGCCGATCGTGCGGCTCGACAAGCTCGCCAAGGCGAAGGGCGTCAAGGCAAACCTCCTGGCCAAGCTGGAATTCTTCAATCCGATTGCTTCCGTGAAGGACCGTATCGGCGTTGCAATGATCGAGTCGCTGGAGTCGCAGGGTAAGATCTCGCCTGGCAAAACGACCCTGATCGAGCCGACATCGGGCAATACCGGTATTGCGCTCGCCTTCGCCGCTGCGGCGAAGGGATACAAGCTGATCCTGACGATGCCGGAAACGATGTCCATCGAGCGCCGCAAGATGCTGGCGCTGCTCGGCGCCGAACTTGTCCTGACCGAAGGCCCGAAGGGCATGAAGGGCGCGATCGCGAAGGCCGAGGAACTGGCTGCGACGCTCCCGGATGCCATCATCCCGCAGCAGTTCGAAAACCCGGCCAACCCGGAAATCCATCGCCGCACCACGGCCGAAGAGATCTGGAACGATACCGACGGTACGGTCGACATCCTGGTTGCCGGCATCGGCACCGGCGGCACCATCACCGGTGCGGGCCAGGTGCTGAAGTCGAAGAAGCCTGGCATCAAGGTGGTCGCCGTCGAGCCGGCGGAATCCCCGGTTCTTTCGGGCGGCCAGCCGGGACCGCACAAGATTCAGGGCATCGGCGCCGGCTTTGCGCCGGCAATCCTCGATACGCACATCTACGACGAAATCATCACGGTGAGCAGCCAGGAGGCGCTGGAACTTGCCCGCGAGGTTGCCAAGCTCGAAGGCGTGCCGGTGGGCATTTCCTCCGGTGCAGCACTGGCCGCGGCTATCGAGGTCGGCAGCCGCGAGGAGAATGCGGGAAAGAATCTCGTCGTGATCATTCCGTCCTTTGCCGAACGCTATCTCTCGACCGCACTGTTCGACGGCCTCGGGAACTGA
- a CDS encoding Dps family protein, which yields MSPTAAEKRKLAPLATPTDLKSNAIQDISAALAALLADVFALYIKTKNFHWHMSGPHFRDYHLMLDEQAEQIFATTDAIAERARKIGGTTLRSIGHISRLQRINDNDAEYVTPEDMLAELRDDNRQLVSLLRETHDVCSEHNDVATTSLLEVWIDEAERRTWFLFETTRQQK from the coding sequence ATGAGCCCCACCGCAGCCGAAAAGCGCAAACTCGCCCCCCTCGCTACCCCCACGGACCTGAAAAGCAATGCCATTCAGGATATCTCGGCCGCCCTGGCTGCGCTGCTGGCGGATGTCTTTGCGCTCTACATCAAGACCAAGAATTTCCATTGGCATATGTCCGGACCACATTTTCGCGACTATCACCTGATGCTCGACGAGCAGGCCGAGCAGATCTTCGCCACGACCGATGCGATTGCCGAGCGCGCCCGCAAGATCGGCGGCACGACGCTGCGCTCCATCGGCCATATCAGCCGCCTGCAACGCATCAACGACAACGATGCCGAGTACGTCACGCCCGAAGACATGCTGGCGGAACTGCGCGACGACAACAGACAGCTCGTCTCGCTGTTGCGCGAGACCCATGATGTCTGCTCCGAGCATAATGACGTCGCTACGACGAGCCTGCTGGAAGTGTGGATCGACGAGGCCGAGCGCCGCACTTGGTTCCTGTTCGAAACGACCCGGCAGCAGAAGTAG
- the gshB gene encoding glutathione synthase, producing MAKIKNVAVQMDHVAGINIAGDSTFAMSLEAQARGYKLFHYTPDRLSFRDGKLFATVEPMVLRDVKGDHFELGTSERVDLSTMDVILLRQDPPFDMAYITSTHLLERIHPKTLVVNDPAWVRNSPEKIFVTEFADLMPKTLITKDAGEIRRFRDEMGDIILKPLYGNGGAGVFHSTKDDRNLSSLLEMFGQLFREPFIAQQYLPDVRKGDKRILLVDGEPAGAINRVPAEHDSRSNMHVGGRAEATELTAREIEICRRIGPALKERGFLFVGIDVIGDYMTEINVTSPTGIREVRKFGGADIAALLWDAIERKR from the coding sequence ATGGCCAAGATCAAGAATGTAGCGGTCCAGATGGACCATGTTGCCGGCATCAATATTGCGGGCGATTCCACCTTCGCGATGAGCCTCGAAGCGCAGGCTCGCGGCTACAAGCTCTTCCACTACACGCCCGACCGCCTGAGCTTTCGGGACGGAAAGCTCTTCGCTACCGTGGAGCCGATGGTGCTGCGCGACGTCAAGGGCGACCATTTCGAGCTCGGAACGTCGGAACGTGTCGATCTGTCGACGATGGATGTGATCCTGCTGCGCCAGGACCCGCCCTTCGACATGGCCTATATCACCTCAACACACTTGCTGGAGCGGATCCACCCGAAGACGCTCGTCGTCAATGATCCGGCCTGGGTTCGGAACTCCCCCGAGAAGATCTTCGTCACTGAATTTGCCGATCTGATGCCGAAGACGCTGATCACCAAGGACGCGGGCGAAATCCGCCGTTTCCGCGACGAGATGGGCGACATCATCTTGAAGCCGCTCTACGGCAATGGCGGCGCGGGCGTTTTCCACTCGACCAAGGACGACCGCAACCTGTCGTCGCTGCTCGAAATGTTCGGCCAGCTGTTCCGCGAACCCTTCATCGCACAGCAATACCTGCCTGACGTGCGCAAGGGCGACAAGCGCATCCTGCTTGTCGATGGCGAGCCGGCCGGCGCCATAAATCGCGTCCCTGCTGAGCACGACAGTCGTTCCAATATGCATGTCGGCGGACGTGCCGAGGCAACCGAACTGACGGCACGTGAAATCGAAATCTGCAGGCGGATCGGCCCTGCGCTCAAGGAACGCGGTTTCCTCTTCGTCGGCATCGACGTCATCGGCGACTATATGACGGAGATCAATGTGACGTCGCCGACAGGCATTCGTGAGGTGCGCAAGTTCGGCGGCGCCGATATTGCTGCCCTGCTTTGGGACGCGATCGAGCGGAAGCGTTGA
- a CDS encoding LysE family translocator: protein MSFTALFAYAVALFIAAVIPGPGITAIVARALGSNFRETFFMGLGLVLGDMTYLTAVILGLAFVAQTFTEVFIVIKIAGALYLGYIAYKLWTAGLLPQDVAAKKASNVGMSFLSGLLVTLGNPKTMLFYVALVPTLIDLNTIGLREYGILLATTFVVLLVVLVPYMLLAARARMMLKQPRALQALNKTAAGILAGTAAFIATRAA, encoded by the coding sequence ATGTCATTCACCGCCCTTTTCGCTTACGCAGTGGCACTCTTCATCGCGGCGGTAATCCCCGGACCGGGCATCACGGCTATCGTTGCCCGCGCGCTCGGCTCGAACTTTCGCGAGACGTTTTTCATGGGCCTCGGCCTCGTGCTGGGCGACATGACCTATCTGACGGCGGTCATCCTCGGGCTGGCCTTCGTGGCGCAAACCTTCACCGAAGTGTTCATTGTCATCAAGATCGCCGGGGCGCTTTATCTCGGCTACATCGCCTATAAACTCTGGACGGCCGGGCTGCTGCCGCAGGATGTCGCCGCGAAGAAGGCGAGCAATGTCGGGATGAGCTTCCTGTCCGGCCTGCTGGTGACGCTTGGCAACCCCAAAACCATGCTTTTCTACGTCGCGCTGGTGCCGACGCTGATCGACCTCAACACCATCGGGCTTCGCGAATACGGCATTCTGCTCGCAACCACCTTCGTTGTCCTGCTCGTTGTTCTGGTGCCCTACATGCTGCTTGCCGCACGTGCGCGAATGATGCTCAAGCAACCGCGTGCGCTGCAGGCGCTGAACAAGACGGCGGCCGGCATTCTGGCGGGCACAGCAGCCTTCATCGCCACCCGCGCGGCCTGA
- a CDS encoding IS701 family transposase, giving the protein MSEQHDCSREPGDAVPHILRKWLSPFRFWFTAPSWEHLLVLVMGALLSPGKRTVTACLRITGRAEVSNFAAYHQLLNRARWNPRTLAARLLSIIVARLVPEGPVVIGMDDTIERRWGQRIAARGIYRDPVRSSHGHFVKASGLRWLSFMVLSPVPWAKCIKALPVLTILCPSERHDQKKGRKHKLLTDWARQGVLQLCRWLPGREIIFVGDSSFAVHTLAAALPDTATLITRLRLDASLFAPPDQRHEHTLGRPAQKGRPLPKLKTLLKDAKTEWQRIVASSWYGKQTDKTLDVTSGTGLWYRRGTPPRPIRWVLVRDPSGRREPQAFMSTNVNLEPAQIIAYFVRRWQIEVTFAETRAHLGVETQRQWNDKAIMRTTPSLLALYSLVTLWACDLLGHGVLPYAAAWYKKTEFTFSDAIGAVRMILWDQDIYRQHPPDPDIPETQPSRLKRMTQALCFAA; this is encoded by the coding sequence ATGAGCGAACAACATGATTGTAGCCGTGAGCCGGGAGACGCGGTCCCCCACATCCTTCGCAAATGGCTGTCGCCGTTTCGTTTCTGGTTTACCGCGCCAAGCTGGGAGCATCTGCTGGTCCTGGTGATGGGTGCGCTCCTTTCGCCTGGCAAGCGAACGGTGACGGCCTGCCTGCGCATCACCGGACGCGCGGAGGTAAGTAATTTTGCCGCCTATCATCAACTCCTCAACCGAGCCCGCTGGAACCCTCGCACGTTGGCGGCCCGTCTGCTGTCCATCATTGTTGCCCGGCTCGTGCCCGAGGGCCCTGTCGTGATTGGCATGGATGATACAATCGAACGGCGTTGGGGCCAACGCATCGCCGCGCGTGGAATTTATCGTGACCCGGTGCGCTCCAGCCATGGCCACTTTGTCAAGGCCAGCGGCTTGAGATGGTTGAGCTTCATGGTTCTTTCACCTGTCCCATGGGCAAAATGTATTAAAGCCCTGCCGGTGCTGACGATCCTGTGTCCCTCTGAGCGCCATGATCAGAAGAAGGGCCGAAAGCACAAGCTGCTGACTGATTGGGCAAGGCAAGGCGTCTTGCAGCTTTGCCGCTGGCTGCCGGGCCGCGAAATCATCTTTGTCGGCGATAGCAGCTTTGCCGTTCATACACTGGCTGCGGCTCTTCCCGACACGGCCACTCTCATCACGCGGTTGCGTCTGGATGCCAGTCTCTTTGCTCCACCAGATCAACGGCACGAACATACGCTCGGGCGACCGGCGCAAAAAGGCAGGCCATTGCCGAAACTGAAAACGCTCCTCAAAGACGCAAAGACCGAGTGGCAGCGCATCGTCGCATCGTCCTGGTACGGCAAGCAAACCGACAAAACCCTTGATGTCACATCAGGAACCGGCCTCTGGTATCGGCGTGGAACGCCCCCAAGACCAATTCGCTGGGTTCTCGTTCGCGATCCATCAGGCCGTCGTGAACCCCAGGCGTTCATGAGCACCAACGTCAACCTTGAGCCCGCTCAGATCATTGCCTATTTCGTTCGGCGCTGGCAGATCGAGGTCACCTTCGCCGAAACGCGAGCGCATCTTGGCGTGGAAACCCAACGGCAGTGGAACGACAAAGCCATCATGCGCACGACCCCGTCGCTGCTGGCGCTCTACAGCCTCGTCACACTCTGGGCATGCGATCTGCTCGGTCATGGCGTCCTTCCCTATGCCGCCGCCTGGTACAAGAAAACAGAGTTCACCTTCTCCGATGCCATCGGTGCGGTTCGCATGATCCTGTGGGATCAGGATATTTATCGACAGCACCCGCCAGACCCGGACATTCCTGAAACTCAACCAAGCCGCCTCAAGCGGATGACACAAGCACTTTGCTTCGCTGCATAA